The DNA window ATAGATGATCAGAAGGGTAAAACAATATTTGCCCCACATTTAGTTTTCTTCGTTTCGGATTACTCATTGCTTGCAGAGCATGTCATCTTGGAATACTTAGAAAGCAAACATACAAAAGACCTTGGAATATCGGTTATTTTCGCAGAATCTGCTCAGGAACGAATGACTGAGAATGTGCACACACTTATTCGATACGTAAACAAACGCGAAGGGGATATCCTCATTGAGGCAGGCAAGGCGGTAGATATTGCATTCAATTTAGACGAATTTGATGCTACGACCAACGAACGATTTACACGAATGCTTCGAACTTTGAACCATCAAATAGGTATAAAAAACTCTATACCTAACTCGGTTAGTTTTCTAGAGATGTTCGGCGTTAAGGATATTGAGGATGTTCCAATAGCCCGAAATTGGGCATTGAACGAGTCAGCTAAATCACTTGCTGTTCCGATTGGTTTTAAAGGAAAAAATGAACTTGTTGCATTAAATTTGCATGAGAAGGCGCATGGTCCTCATGGTTTATTAGCAGGTACAACGGGTTCGGGAAAAAGTGAATTTTTACAGACGTATATATTATCACTTGCAGTTCATTATCATCCACATGAAGTAGCTTTCTTATTGATAGACTACAAAGGTGGAGGAATGGCACAGCCTTTCAAGCATATCCCGCATTTATTGGGAACAATTACGAATATTGAAGGCAGTAAAAACTTTAGTATGCGAGCACTTGCTTCTATAAATAGTGAGCTTAAACGAAGGCAGCGACTGTTTGATCAGTACGTCGTTACGCATATTGATGATTACACGACACTATATAAAGAAGGAAGGGCGATGGAACCACTTCCTCATTTATTCCTCATTTCTGATGAATTTGCGGAGTTAAAACGAGAGGAACCTGAATTTATACGAGAGCTTGTGAGTACAGCTCGCATTGGAAGAAGTTTAGGAGTACATCTAATTTTAGCTACTCAAAAGCCCGGAGGAGTTATAGACGAACAAATTTGGAGTAATGCAAGATTCCGAGTTGCATTAAAGGTACAGGATGCATCGGATAGTAAAGAAATCCTGAAAAACGGGGATGCCGCATCTATCACCGTAACGGGTCGCGGTTATCTGCAGGTTGGAAATAATGAAGTGTATGAGCTATTCCAATCTGCATGGAGCGGGGCCCCTTACAAGGAAGAAGTGCTAGAGGGAGAAGATGACGTGGCAATTGTCACAGATCTCGGCTTGTACCCACTTTCTGGTATAGCAACAAATGTGAAAAAGAAATCTAGAGGAATGACAGAAATGGAAGCAGTGACAGCGAAAATTGCGGAGACAACTGCTGATTTGAATATTCGAAAAGTAGCCAGTCCTTGGTTAGAGCCATTAGGATTCCGTCTTGAAAAGCAATTAGATGTATCTACTAGTCAATTTGGTTTTCCTATAGGAATGATTGACGAACCAGATAAACAAAGTCAGACACCAATTACTTATAACTGGACGAAGGATGGAAATCTTGGAGTGTTTGGTTCCTCAGGCTATGGAAAATCCTATACATTACTTACTACAATATTGGGACTTGCGGAAAACCTATCTCCAGAAGAAGCGAACTTTTACTTGCTCGATTACGGAAATGGATCACTACTACCACTTAGACAGCTCCCGCATACCGCGGATTATTTCACGATTGATGAAGAACTGAAAAGAGATAAACTAGTTAAGCTTATAAAAGAAGAGATTGCTAAGCGAAAAATTGCCTTCCAGCAATCAGAGGTTAGTAACATCCATATGTACAATAAGCTATCAACTTCGTCGTTACCTCTTCTGTATATTGTCGTAGATAATTATGATATTGTCCGTGAAGAAATGGAAGAGTTAGAGGCTCAACTAATTCAATTTGGTCGAGATGGTCAATCACTTGGAATTTATTTGTTTGTGGCTGCGACAAGAGTTCAATCAGTTAGACAGTCCTTAATGAATAACTTAAAAACGAAGATTGTTCATTATTTAATGGATACTACGGAGTCATTTACAGTAATCGGTCGTGTACCGTTTGACTTAGAACCATTTCCAGGTAGAGCCATTCTGAAAAAAGAGGATGCTTACTTTGCGCAAATTTACCTACCTGCTAGTGGAGCAGATGACTATGAAGTATTGGAGTCCATTAAGGTAAAAGTGAGTAATTTACGAAAGCGATACTTGGAAGAAAATCTTCCGAAACCAATTCCGATGCTCCCGCTCGAGCTTACATCTACAAATTTCTCCTTCTACTTGGATGGAAAGAAAAAAGATGGAGTCATTCCGATTGGGTTGGATGAGGATACAGTGCTTCCAATTTCTATTGACTTTAAGAAAAATCGTCATTGTCTACTTATTGGACAGGTTCAAAGAGGGAAGACAAATACGATTACTTGGATGCTTCACACACTTTTAGAACAGAAGACAGGATTCATTTCTATATTTGATTCGTTTGACCGAGGATTATCAAGATTCGCTGAGTATGATGCCATTGACTATCTGGAAACTAAAGAGAATTTGGCAGAATGGATTACTCGAACAGAGCAATATTATGCAGAAGTAGAGCGAACTTACCTCGAAAATATTCAACAAGGGAAATCTGTAGAAATTACACTTTCTTATTTCGTCATCGATGGATATACAAGATTCCTACAAGTAGCTGATATTAGCCTGCAGGATAGACTAGCAAAATTGATGAAGCGTTACGCTCACTTAGGCTTTAATGTCGTTATGTCAGGAAATAATGCAGAAATCACGAAGGGTTATGACGCCTTTACGAATGAGTTGAAGCTTGTCCGTCAGGCGCTCGTGTACATGAAAAAATCGGAGCAAACTTTGTTTACTGTAGCGTATGAACGCAAAGAAGCAGAGCTTCCACTTGGATTTGCGCATTATATTTTGAATGGGAACGCAACGAAAGTAAAAATTCCATTAAGTGAGTTGGAGAGGACGAAAGTACAATGAAATCAACTAAAAATACCAAATTATTAAAATACGGTGTTGGAATTCTATTTATATTAGCTGCTCCCATTATTTTCTTCCAGCTGATGGGTGTTAATATTCTCGATTTGAATAACGCGAATAAACGTACGATTGCTATCGTAAATGAAGATATGGGTTTAACGAAGGATGCAGAAAAGGTACAAATGGGTGTAGAAGTAGTATCCATTTTAGCGGATGACTCGGATTACGGATGGGAAGTAATGGGGCGTGGAGCTGCGGAGAATGGACTAAAATCCAACCAGTACGACGCAATTGTATATATTCCCTCCAATTTCTCAGAAAATATAATGTCTTATGACGAACAAAACCCGAAAAAAGCAGAGTTTGCATATCAAGTACAGCGTCAGAAAACAGGATTACGTAAAGAACAGGTTTTACATGAAATAGAAGTAGCGACAGATCGAGTAAATGATAAAATTTCCACTTTGTACTGGAGCTATATAGCGCAGGAAATGAATCATATTAAAAAAGAGTTTACGAGTATTTTAGGAAAAGAAACAGAATTCCTTAGTGCCATGTCTGCCTATTATAAGCCAGAATCAGAAACCTTGGCTGAACAGATGCAAAGACAAAAGGACCAAATGGCATTATTGCAAACCACTATCGGATCTGCAAATAATGCACATACTAGCCGTATTGAAAATGCTGATTCGTTTGGATTACAAATGAACGACTTCATCACCTATGTACAGCAATATAAGGAGTTTCAGAATACACAAAGACAAATACTACAACAGGTGCAGGATGATAGTTTAGCCAAAATTCATGCAGCTGCAGCAACACAATCAGAGCAGTTCAATAAGTCTGTACAAATGCTGGAGGATAGTAATAACAAATTAAATGAAGAAATTCAAAAAGTAAATAATATTGTTGAGACAAATAAAGAAAGATTTAATACATTATCAGAACTACGAAAAAAAGAAGTAGATCGTCAACTAAAGGATTTAATAGTAGTACAAGGCACTGCAATCGACCGTTATAATAATACAATTTTAGATAACCTTGAAAAAGGTATTGAGACAGGAAAAAGTAGTAATGCAGTGCTTTCTGCAGCTTTTTTAGGAACAGAGCCAAATCAGCTTACTTCTATTAAAGAACAGCTGGAACAAAAAGCAGCGGAGAAAGTTTCTGCTACTTTACCTGGATTAGAACAAGAACGCTGGAAAATAGATAGTATATTATCAGCATTAACTTCCTTAAAAACAAAAGTAGCAGAAACGGATCCTGCATCTACTTTTATAAGTGAAATTGATAAGCTTCAAGCAGAACTTGGTTCGATTAAAGCCGGCTTAGCTGAAAGGGAAACAACATGGGTTAATGCAAAACAAACAGGAACTGCTGACTATTCAAAAGCTTCTACAGAGTATGCAAAACTATTAGAGAACTATAGCTCTATTTATAGAGAATATGATTCTGTCCAACAGATTGTTAATACTTATCCAACAGATACTGCACGTATAGGAATGGAAATAATACAAAAAGAAGAAGACTTGTTAGCTAATACTCACCTATCGAAAAATCAGCGAGCTAGATTACAAAAGCTCTTTGCAAAAGGTGTAGCTAAAACAGATACAAGTTCTTTGATATCCTACTATGCTACGTTAGAACAATTTGAATTTACTCTCAATGAGGGCGGAGATAGTGCCAATAAGGATGCTGTTTTAAAGGATGAAATTTTAACAGCTTTGCTGAAAAATGTAGTGGATATTAACGAATTGGAATTAGAGGGTTGGGATTCTGTATCAGAGACTATTCCAGAAACAGAACTAGGAATGTCCGACCTTAGTACAACGTTTGCAGCCATCATGTCTGGTTATAAAGAAACTGCGGAACAGCAGCATGCATCGTTAATCAATGAACTAAATTCCATTGATGAACAAGCAAATGTCTTGCTTGCACAAATTCAAAATCCAGCGAACATGATTCCGTCTGGTGAACCAGTGGCAACTACTTCTGAAGGGGAAGTAATGGCAGGTCAACAAAATGTGACTAATCAGCTTGTAACGTTAAGTGGAATGATTCAATCATTATCACAAAAACAAAGCAGTTTAGTAGATTATGCAAAAGACCTAACTGTGAAAGCAGACAATATAAAAGAGACATCCAATGAATTTAGTGGTAAATGGGATACGAATGTAGCTGCCATGTCTGAATTCGATAATGATATTCAAGACTTTCTTGCCAATACATATGTTGATGGTCAGGAAAACGGATATGCCTTTAATCACTTTGTGAACCCTCTTGATGTTAAAGGAGAAGCAGCAGTTTCTGATGAAATGGAGAAAGTTCCTCCTGTTATTTTATTTATCATTCTATTAATCAGTAGTTTGTTGATCGGATATTTCTCTTATCAGATGAAAGATGGCCCTATTGGGCTCCAATTAGCTATGACAGCTTTATTGTCCGTACTTGTTGGACTAATTATCAGTTTCTACAGTATCTATATGTATATTTTAAATGACCATCGTGCGCTAGAATGGACAATTTTTACTATTCTTTTATTGCTTGCAGGCGCAGCCATCATTCGTGTGGCTTTAGAATTCGGCCAATCAGTTGGGTGGCTTGCTAGCGTTGCGTTGATGTGCTTATATATCATTCCATTACTAATACTTGCAGTGCCCGATATTAATATTCCTGATGTTTTGTCTACCGTTTATATGTCTATTAAGTATGAACCGGAAACTAGCTTTATATGGGGAGCAGTAATCACAGCGGTTATAGCAATAGTGATGTTAGCGACCACTTATTTTATGAATAAAAACAAAAATAATAGATCAAAAGCATCTGTGGCAGATGAAGCGTATGAAAGTTAAATTGCCTCTTTTGTTTTCAATATTGTTTTTAATACTAGTTGGAAATGGTTTTGTTGTTTTTGCGGAAGAACCAAAAAAGGTAGAAGACTTAGATCCTGTTATTTATGAAAAACTAGAATTTAAGAAAAATACAGATTATCTACATGATAAGAAAAAAACCGAAATGAAGAATACAATTCCTAAGAAGCAAGTTGATATATATTTTGATGGGAGAAAGAAGCTTCCTAACAGAGGAGACACTTCGTATTTGTTTCAAACGGCTGAACGTGGGGAGAAAAGTACAGTAACAGCAAAATCCTCTGAGCTAAAATTATTTTCTGAAAAAGATATTACTTTAGCAGATGAATCAGTATCCAAAATAGAAGAGAAATCATCTAGTAATAGCGTGAGGACAATCATATTTTTAGGGGTAATAGGGATTGGTATTCTTACTTTGTTTGTCATTTTCTTACCGAGGTTAGTAAGTACCTCAGAATCTACTGAACCAGCCAAATGAAAAAGGGAGTGAATGTATATGCCTGGATATTATTATGCTTTATTAGCTAAAAAGAAGGAAGAACTGCAGAGATTAACTACATGCCAGTCTTCCTTGCAAGGGAAACAATCCGAATTTAATACGAATGAACCAAAGTGTTTAGAGCCTGAGTTAACTGCCGCTACCTGGCAGGGAACTCATGCAGATAAGTTTGACGATATTAGGGAAGCTGGTATTCAAACTAGCTATGTGGATATCTCAGGAAATCAATTTTCCAATGTATTTAGTGCAATCACAACTAAAATTAGTGAATTGAATGCGGAAATTGCATCTATTGAGCAAACAATTGCCAATATTTTAGCGGAGCAAGAACGTCAACGTCAAGCGAAAGCAAACTAACTTGCAAGGGGGAGAAGCGTTATGTCTACGGAGGTTAAAATCGTATATGCTGATGTGGAAAATCAACTTGGAGAAATGACTAGTGCAGTTGACCTGCTAAACCCAAAAGCAGAGCCGCCTATTACGGGTAATACCCTAGATGTCGTTACAAAGTTCAATGAATTATCCGTAAAGCTGGACCAATTATTAGTAAAATATCAAACATTATCAACCAAAAATATTCAAACTACATCCGCTTCAGTAGACTTTATGGAAGAGTCCGATCAAAAAGTATCGGCAGCTATGCAGTGTACTGTAAATGGGTCAAGGATGGTGGCAAGATGAAAATACTAGACGTACAACCATTCCATGATGGTCTAGCGCGTAATATTAATATGCTCACTCGCCTAGAAGGGGAAATAAATGCCATTCAAACTGCAGTCCAAGGCTTAGTAGCTATGGAGGAAAATCTTAAAGGCGAGGGTGGGAATGCAATAAGATCGTTCTACAATGATTGCCATTCACCGTTTCTACATTTCTTCTTAACGTTTAAATCTTTATACAATACTACCCTTACTACGATGAATTCCGCACTCGAGGCTTTAGAGCCAGATGCCAATGGCTATATTCGACAAGCGTATCTGGAAGGGGAAGTAGAAGAGGGATTGACGGAAATTTCTCAAGTAACAACTAATTTGACGGATGAATCCAATAACATCATGGATTCTGTTTCCGATATAGTAGCGTTGCCACATTTAGATGACAGTGGTGTGCAGGAAGGTGTAACTAGTGCTAGAACTTCAAGGGATAACACCGTAACTGATCTAAATGAATTTGATTTGACTCAAACAAATGCACTAATTCTAATAGAAGCTGCCATTTTAAATATGGAAGTCTGGTTAACAGATATTGAATATTTAATGGAAGAAGGATTAACGGATGTTAACTTCCCGGCAGAGGATTGGAATTATGTGCAGGATGCAACGCCGATTGGTCAATTCTATTTGCAGCACCAAATAGACATGCTTGCTGCTGATCCACGAGTAGAGCAGAATAATGTAGAAGTATCAGCCCCAGCATATACAGAGAAGAATTTATGGGAAGGTATTATGATCACTGTTGGATTAGATATAAACGATTGGGAAAGTAAGCCAATTAACGCTGCTGCGAATTTTGTAGGATTTGCTGCTGCGGGAAATGCAACATATAAAGATGTAAAATTGGCTTCCAAGGGCTTCGGCATTACTAGAACTACAAGAACAACGAAACAGAATGTTACAAAAACAGTTATTAAGATTACTAGACCAGAATTGATTGGTGTAAAAAAGAAAACTTATTCTGGAGCTAACGCTACAAACTATGAAAAGATTTACAAAAGAGTAGACCCAGCGACAAACGTAAAATCTACCTTTCGCTTCTCTGCAAATAAACTTGGATATATTGGCGTATTTGCTACAGCGGGTGGAGATATTATACATGGTGTACAAAATAATGAGTCAGCCAGTCAAATAGCTGGTAACGTTACTGGTGATGTTGCAGTTGCTGGTGCTTCTATGGCGGCTTCGGCTTGGCTAGGTGCGAAAGTAGGGGCTTCAGCAGGTGCACTAGGAGGACCTGTAGGAGTAGTAGCAGGAGCAGCAGTAGGATTAGTGGCTGGAGTAATTGTAACTGCTGCGTTAAGTGAGTTTAAAATTATGGATGTCAATAATGATGGCCGTGATGATTCTATAGGTGATGCAATTAAGATAGGAACAAAAGGATTAATTGATTCTGTATCGTCTTGGTTTAAATAGATAGGAGAGATTAAAAATGGAAGAGGATCGAATAAAGAATATAAAGTTATCTTATTTAAATCTAGAATCACCGAAAGATAACAGGAATGGTATTATAGGGTATTTTTTAATACTGTTATATGTAATTGGAATGATACCAATATTAGGTGTACCGTTCTCATTACCATTTTTCCTAGCTGCAATTATACCAGTCTTGATAATTCAAATATGGGCAATTATTTATCTGATTGATCCATATAAATACGAAAAATCATATTATTTATTTTTTGGTATATACGGAGTAGTAAATACGTACGTGTTTTTTATAGTTATTTTGAAATTGATATACGTAAATATGGATTGGAAAGGGAGCACTCCTTTTGTAATTAATTTAATTTTGTTTATACTTTTATTGGGTGGATTCAATTGGTTGAATTGGAAAGCATTATACAGTGGGACATATCATAAATTACAGCAAAAAAGAACAATACCTGTAAGTTGGATAGCTATTGGCGGTGGTTCTTATATTATAGGTCAATTTATCTTATCCTTTATCTACTCAGACTCTGCTCTAAATATATTATTAATAGTTGGTATATCATGTTTATCTATTTGTACTACATTTTTCTCGATTAACATTCATCGATATTTCTTTATAAAACAAAATTTAGATATTGTGAAAGAAAAATATCCAGATTTTGGATTACCAAAGAGTGACAGAGATACAAATAGGAAGAAAAAGAATAAGAAAAAATAAACGGTCTATTTTGAGTTGAAGCTTATTAGGAGAGAATTCCGATAGAAAAAAATAGAATGACTAAAATTTTTTCGTCTTACTTAAAATTAGACTCACCGAAACAAAACAAGCAGAGTATTATTGGGAATTTTCTCGTGTTTTTATATTTAATTGGGATGGTTCCCCTTTTGGGGGAACCATTCTCATGGTCGTTTTTCTTAGCTGTAATTGTTCCTACTGTTCTAGTAACATATGGGGAATTTTATATATAATAGCCCCTTATAAATACGAAAAATCCTATTATTTATTTTTAGGTGTATATGGAGTTGTCAATACTTACGTCTATTTCGTTAGTACTCAGAAATTGATATTCATTAATCTTGGAATAACTAGCTGGGGACCTTTTTTAAGTAATACCGCATTATTCATCCTATTAATTAGTGGTATGAACTGGATGAATTGGAAGGCTCTTTATAGTGAGACATATTATAAGCTGCAACAAAAACGTTCTATTCCCGTAGGTTGGGCATCTCTAGCTGGGGCTTCGTATATATTGGGACAATTAATATTATCAGTTGTATATACAGACTCCGGAATAAGTATATTAATCATTGTTTGTCTCTCCGTTTTATCTTTATTTACTGCATTTCTTTCAATCAATATTCATCGATACTTTTTCATCCAAAAAAATATGGATATAGTAAAGGAAATGTTTCCTGAGTTTGGATTATCAAAGAGTGAAAGGGATACGAATAGGAAGAGAAAGAATAAGAAAAAATAGACGATTTATTTTGAGTTGTAGGTAGTTAGAGGAGAATTCTAATAGAAAAAGAGAAAGAAGGGAAAATAATGATTCCAACATTTACAGTGCATGATATTTTTGTCATGATGCAAACGTTAAATACGAAAACTTTAATAGGCTTTTCAAATCCCTTCGAACATCTAACAAAGTACGAAATTGAAAGAGAATGGGAGAAAACCTATAAAAAACTTCATAAGCTTAATCTTATTGATTTAATAGATAAGGAAATTAAATTAGAAGAAAACTTCGGAAATGCCCTATGGATCATGTCGCGTACTAATATGGTTGTGGAGATTATAAAAGATGGGAATCAGAAAAGTTATTTCTACTTTAGCAAAGACCATGTAGTGGAATGCAAAGAGAACGAAGAAAGTGAATATACGTTATACGTGCATGGAACTCCTGATCATGTATGGAATAATGTCATTTACCCTCGGATGCTTGTAGGTGTTGAAAGTCACACTGTCGAAGTAGATGAATCTATTTTTGTTCCTACTGCTGCATATAATGCTTGGGTAAAAGCTGGGGCTGTGACAGATGTGCAGAGCTTGGAAGCCATCAATTCAAAAGAAAACTGGAACCGTATAAGCAGTCAATTAGATGCTGCACTAAAAAGCATGATACACAATAATCGGTTAATGGTATTTTTCAAAGAGGATGCCCATTGGGTTATTGAAGGTATGCATGTTTTGACATCTCCTAATAATAATTGGACATTCAAAATGATTCAGAAGGACAATAAGGAATTATTGGAAGGTAAACAAAGTTCCAATCTGGACATTGTTTCGGAGATTTTAGAGGTTTTAGTAAGGATGCAAAAACAGAAAGCAACAATTAAATAAATGACAGAATGGACATCAAGCACTTTTTTCGTATAATCGAATAGAGTGCTTGATGTATATAAAATGGTATTTCTTATGTATTTTCAATTTAGAAAGATAGTAGGAAAAGTGTGGGATTATATAGTAAATTCAAATAGTGAACCTTTGAACACTTCTGTCTGTGTTTGAAAAAGAAAGGCAACTTCTTGTTTATTTTCGAACAGGGAGTTGCCTATTTCTATATGTTTTGGCTGCCAATTCAATGTGATTAGTGGGGGCAGTTTGGAGAAGCGTCCGCTCGACTCCTGCGGGAAAGCGGAGCAAGCGAGACCCCAGAGCACGAAGTGCGAGGAGGCTCGATTCCTCGCCCGCGGTAAGCTTCGGAAAACAATAAGCAAGGAGATACACTTAAAGAGCACTTGAACTTTTCTTAGATTATCAGCAATGAAATAAAAAGAATATGATTACACCACTGTAAACGAAATCACCTCTAGCCATGCCTATATGTTAAGTAGGAAAAATCTCTGATCATTACTTCTCGATTTCCTTGTCTTAAATTGGAAATAAATTTACCTTGCAACTCTTTAATGGTTTCAAAAAGTTGGTCTTGTATTAAACAGGACAATAATAATAGCTTTTCACTATGAATTAAGAAATGAAAAGTTATAAATATTATGTATGCTACAAAATATCAAATATAGAGTTTGTGAAATATTGTACTTAAACTAACGAGTGCTTTAGTTGAAGATGATGGGTTACTTAGGCAAGTCTTTTTTCTTATTCAACTAACCCAGCAGGTTAATTAAACAACAGAGATATTTATCGGTATGTCATACTCGACAAAACGGTGTAGTGACGGAAAGTAGAATACAGCTATTTGATATCTTTTTGGTGGTCTCATCTGTCACAAATTGGCTTCTTTAATCGTCATGTGATTAGGACGTTGAAAAGGAGACGATTAAAATGAAGAATGAGAAAACAATCGTGGTCATAGGTGGCGGGTATGCTGGGATTAACCACATCGAAGCACTTAGGAAAGAGTTTCGTGAGGAGCTAAAAAGAAGCATTCGGATTATCCTGGTTGATAAAAATACTTTCCATTTTAAAAAGGTTAAATTATTTAAGGGGATTGTTAATGAAAATTTGTCGAATTTAAATGTTCCTTTAAAGCATTATTGCGGCTCTGATATTGAGTTTATTCAGGGGGAGTTAACAGCAGTTTATCCTAAAGAGCAAACCGTTCACATTTTCAGGGAGGATGGAACATTGATTCATCTGGATTTTGATTGTTTGGTGCTTGCCATGGGCAGTGTACTACGTGAAGTGAATTCAGAATGTGGAGGAATATCGCTCAATGATTTACAAAAT is part of the Psychrobacillus sp. FSL H8-0483 genome and encodes:
- a CDS encoding DUF5082 family protein, producing MPGYYYALLAKKKEELQRLTTCQSSLQGKQSEFNTNEPKCLEPELTAATWQGTHADKFDDIREAGIQTSYVDISGNQFSNVFSAITTKISELNAEIASIEQTIANILAEQERQRQAKAN
- the esaA gene encoding type VII secretion protein EsaA, with translation MKSTKNTKLLKYGVGILFILAAPIIFFQLMGVNILDLNNANKRTIAIVNEDMGLTKDAEKVQMGVEVVSILADDSDYGWEVMGRGAAENGLKSNQYDAIVYIPSNFSENIMSYDEQNPKKAEFAYQVQRQKTGLRKEQVLHEIEVATDRVNDKISTLYWSYIAQEMNHIKKEFTSILGKETEFLSAMSAYYKPESETLAEQMQRQKDQMALLQTTIGSANNAHTSRIENADSFGLQMNDFITYVQQYKEFQNTQRQILQQVQDDSLAKIHAAAATQSEQFNKSVQMLEDSNNKLNEEIQKVNNIVETNKERFNTLSELRKKEVDRQLKDLIVVQGTAIDRYNNTILDNLEKGIETGKSSNAVLSAAFLGTEPNQLTSIKEQLEQKAAEKVSATLPGLEQERWKIDSILSALTSLKTKVAETDPASTFISEIDKLQAELGSIKAGLAERETTWVNAKQTGTADYSKASTEYAKLLENYSSIYREYDSVQQIVNTYPTDTARIGMEIIQKEEDLLANTHLSKNQRARLQKLFAKGVAKTDTSSLISYYATLEQFEFTLNEGGDSANKDAVLKDEILTALLKNVVDINELELEGWDSVSETIPETELGMSDLSTTFAAIMSGYKETAEQQHASLINELNSIDEQANVLLAQIQNPANMIPSGEPVATTSEGEVMAGQQNVTNQLVTLSGMIQSLSQKQSSLVDYAKDLTVKADNIKETSNEFSGKWDTNVAAMSEFDNDIQDFLANTYVDGQENGYAFNHFVNPLDVKGEAAVSDEMEKVPPVILFIILLISSLLIGYFSYQMKDGPIGLQLAMTALLSVLVGLIISFYSIYMYILNDHRALEWTIFTILLLLAGAAIIRVALEFGQSVGWLASVALMCLYIIPLLILAVPDINIPDVLSTVYMSIKYEPETSFIWGAVITAVIAIVMLATTYFMNKNKNNRSKASVADEAYES
- a CDS encoding LXG domain-containing protein, coding for MKILDVQPFHDGLARNINMLTRLEGEINAIQTAVQGLVAMEENLKGEGGNAIRSFYNDCHSPFLHFFLTFKSLYNTTLTTMNSALEALEPDANGYIRQAYLEGEVEEGLTEISQVTTNLTDESNNIMDSVSDIVALPHLDDSGVQEGVTSARTSRDNTVTDLNEFDLTQTNALILIEAAILNMEVWLTDIEYLMEEGLTDVNFPAEDWNYVQDATPIGQFYLQHQIDMLAADPRVEQNNVEVSAPAYTEKNLWEGIMITVGLDINDWESKPINAAANFVGFAAAGNATYKDVKLASKGFGITRTTRTTKQNVTKTVIKITRPELIGVKKKTYSGANATNYEKIYKRVDPATNVKSTFRFSANKLGYIGVFATAGGDIIHGVQNNESASQIAGNVTGDVAVAGASMAASAWLGAKVGASAGALGGPVGVVAGAAVGLVAGVIVTAALSEFKIMDVNNDGRDDSIGDAIKIGTKGLIDSVSSWFK
- a CDS encoding type VII secretion EssA family protein translates to MKVKLPLLFSILFLILVGNGFVVFAEEPKKVEDLDPVIYEKLEFKKNTDYLHDKKKTEMKNTIPKKQVDIYFDGRKKLPNRGDTSYLFQTAERGEKSTVTAKSSELKLFSEKDITLADESVSKIEEKSSSNSVRTIIFLGVIGIGILTLFVIFLPRLVSTSESTEPAK
- a CDS encoding YwqI/YxiC family protein, translating into MSTEVKIVYADVENQLGEMTSAVDLLNPKAEPPITGNTLDVVTKFNELSVKLDQLLVKYQTLSTKNIQTTSASVDFMEESDQKVSAAMQCTVNGSRMVAR
- the essC gene encoding type VII secretion protein EssC; the protein is MQQLWLFYDENYQRITLPESDITSLTIGSAIEHDITILTFPFGNGPFTLKKEDNVLVVYSGDKSFGRITDDEGLTIEQKEKVLHLYTSSTPITSKTYFIDFDNEVSFDTQLEIATFQRLKTSFPRVESGHFSLNKINDGWIIKKDFGCPLYVNGKLVESNTVLADGDILQWAFMEMKLLQKDLLEVTASIPYDTKLSIIDVPESEILQMYPDYRRTPRMIYDLPDDKISLTFPTQETDDSGRGLWLIIAPPLVMLVVMALVAIFIPRGIFVIISITMFLTVLVTSTVQYFRDKKKHKQNAEKRRRVYKAYLENMREELYELAEKQKKVLNYHFPSFEEMKQMTNDLSSRIWERSLESHDFLEFRLGTGSVKASYDIKLSSGDLANREIDDLLEQAQRMEQVYKEIPSAPITTKLSEGILGLTGKESVIKRELQQIIGQLAFSQSYHDTRFIYIFNHEEYADVEWMKWLPHFKLPHMHARGLIHNEETRDQLLSSLYEIIRERDIDDQKGKTIFAPHLVFFVSDYSLLAEHVILEYLESKHTKDLGISVIFAESAQERMTENVHTLIRYVNKREGDILIEAGKAVDIAFNLDEFDATTNERFTRMLRTLNHQIGIKNSIPNSVSFLEMFGVKDIEDVPIARNWALNESAKSLAVPIGFKGKNELVALNLHEKAHGPHGLLAGTTGSGKSEFLQTYILSLAVHYHPHEVAFLLIDYKGGGMAQPFKHIPHLLGTITNIEGSKNFSMRALASINSELKRRQRLFDQYVVTHIDDYTTLYKEGRAMEPLPHLFLISDEFAELKREEPEFIRELVSTARIGRSLGVHLILATQKPGGVIDEQIWSNARFRVALKVQDASDSKEILKNGDAASITVTGRGYLQVGNNEVYELFQSAWSGAPYKEEVLEGEDDVAIVTDLGLYPLSGIATNVKKKSRGMTEMEAVTAKIAETTADLNIRKVASPWLEPLGFRLEKQLDVSTSQFGFPIGMIDEPDKQSQTPITYNWTKDGNLGVFGSSGYGKSYTLLTTILGLAENLSPEEANFYLLDYGNGSLLPLRQLPHTADYFTIDEELKRDKLVKLIKEEIAKRKIAFQQSEVSNIHMYNKLSTSSLPLLYIVVDNYDIVREEMEELEAQLIQFGRDGQSLGIYLFVAATRVQSVRQSLMNNLKTKIVHYLMDTTESFTVIGRVPFDLEPFPGRAILKKEDAYFAQIYLPASGADDYEVLESIKVKVSNLRKRYLEENLPKPIPMLPLELTSTNFSFYLDGKKKDGVIPIGLDEDTVLPISIDFKKNRHCLLIGQVQRGKTNTITWMLHTLLEQKTGFISIFDSFDRGLSRFAEYDAIDYLETKENLAEWITRTEQYYAEVERTYLENIQQGKSVEITLSYFVIDGYTRFLQVADISLQDRLAKLMKRYAHLGFNVVMSGNNAEITKGYDAFTNELKLVRQALVYMKKSEQTLFTVAYERKEAELPLGFAHYILNGNATKVKIPLSELERTKVQ